The genomic DNA CAGCCCGTCCGCCAGCAGCGCCTCGGCGGCATGGCGCAGCACCGGCCGGCCGGCCAGGGCGAGGAACTGCTTGGGTTCCGCGGCGCCGAAGCGCTGGCCGCGACCGGCGGCCACCAGAAGCGCGACGACGCGCATTCGCTGAACTCCCTGCTGGATAGGGTCATGCGGGATCGGACCACGGGTTCCGAGCCGCTTTTCCAGAGCAGATCTGCCCCGGGCGGCGCAAACTAGCCGCGCGGGATGGCGGCGCCCAGGGGGGCGGGAGCGGTAGGGAAGGAGGATGGTGGGCGAAGCAGAGGCCGCGGGAGGGGCTCCGGCGAACGCTCCTTCGTGTGCATTGGCGGAATGATCGCCTGTACCCCTTGCCCGCTGGATTAAACGGTCGTCAGATTGTCACGAAGCAGGAGGCATTCTGCCGCGCGGATCGGCGCTTGACGATCTGCCTGCCCAAGGGATAGGCATCCCGCATGGACGGTTCAGAAGATTTCTCGCCGGCCGTTTCCCCCGCGACCACGGGAAACGGCCCCGGCATGTTGCGCCCGATCGACCTGGGGGGCGTTACGATCGATTGCCCGGTCCTGCTCGCCCCCATGTCGGGGGTGACGGACCTGCCCTTCCGGCGCCTGTCGCGCGAGCTCGGCACGCCGATGGTGGTGAGCGAGATGATCGCCAGCCAGGCCATGGTGCGGGAGAACCGGCAGACGCTGAAGATGGCGGAGGTGGACGGCTTCGGTGGCCCGGCCTCGGTGCAGCTCGCGGGCTGCGACCCGCAGGTGATGGCGGAGGCGGCGAGGCTGGCCGCGGACCGGGGCGCCGCCATCGTGGACATCAATTTCGGCTGCCCGGTGAAGAAGGTCGCCCTGGGCCAGTCCGCCGGCTCGGCACTGATGCGCGACGAGGTCGCGGCGGCACGAATCCTGGAAGCGACGGTGCGTGCTGTCTCCGTGCCGGTGACGCTGAAGATGCGCATGGGCTGGGACCACAACAGCCTGAACGCCCCGCGCCTGGCGGTGATCGCACGCGAGAGCGGTATCCGCATGGTCACGGTGCACGGGCGCACCCGGCAGATGTTCTACACCGGCAAGGCGGACTGGGACTTCATCGCCCAGGTGAAGGCGGTGGCCGGGATTCCGGTGATCGCCAATGGCGACATCCTGAACGCCGCCGACGCGGCCGAGGCGCTGCGGCGTTCCGGCGCGGATGGCGTGATGATCGGGCGCGGCGCCTATGGGCGGCCCTGGGTCATGGGCGCCGTCGCGGCCCGGCTGCGCGGGTTGCCGGAGGGCGTCGCGGTCGCGGAAGAGCCTTCGCTGGCGGAACGCTATGCCATCATGCTGCGGCATTACGAAGCGATGCTGGATTATCACGGCCGCGACCCCGGCATGCGCCTCGCCCGCAAGCATCTCGCCTGGTACTCCTACGGCCTGCCCGGCAGCGCCGAGTTCCGGGGGCGCGTGAACCGCGCCGATACGGTGGAGGCCGCGCTGGAAGAAATCCGGCGCTTCTGGGAGCCGCTGATCGAGAGCGGCGTCACCATCCAACATGGTCGCGCGGAGGCGATTGCCGCATGAGCGGAGCCGTCAGTGCCCTGATACGCCGGGTGACGCCCCGGAGCGGGAAGAGCACCTTGCCGCCGGAAAGCGCCGCCGTGCTCGCGGCGATCCCGATGCCGGTCGTGGTGCTGGACGAGGCGGACCGCTTCCACTTCGCCAACCCGGCGGCGGAACTCTTCTTCGACCTCTCCGCCGTGTCCCTGGCGCAGATCTCGCTGCACGAGCTGCTGCCCGAGGACAGCCGCCTCTTCTCGCTGATCCGGCAGGTGCGGATGGCGGAGGCGCCGGTGTCCGACCACGACCTGATCCTGGAAAGCCCGCGCCTGCACCGGACGGACGTGACCGCCCATGGCGCGCCACTGCCGGAACTGCCGGGGGCGGTGGTGCTGACGCTGCAGGACGGTTCCACGGCGCAGAAGCTGGACCGGCAGCTCAACTTCCGTGGCGCGGCGCGCGGCGCCTCGGCCATGGCGGCGATGCTGGCGCATGAGGTGAAGAACCCGCTTTCCGGCATCCGCGGCGCCGCCCAGCTCCTGGAACAGTCGGTGGGAGAGGGCGACC from Roseomonas gilardii includes the following:
- the dusB gene encoding tRNA dihydrouridine synthase DusB, with the protein product MLRPIDLGGVTIDCPVLLAPMSGVTDLPFRRLSRELGTPMVVSEMIASQAMVRENRQTLKMAEVDGFGGPASVQLAGCDPQVMAEAARLAADRGAAIVDINFGCPVKKVALGQSAGSALMRDEVAAARILEATVRAVSVPVTLKMRMGWDHNSLNAPRLAVIARESGIRMVTVHGRTRQMFYTGKADWDFIAQVKAVAGIPVIANGDILNAADAAEALRRSGADGVMIGRGAYGRPWVMGAVAARLRGLPEGVAVAEEPSLAERYAIMLRHYEAMLDYHGRDPGMRLARKHLAWYSYGLPGSAEFRGRVNRADTVEAALEEIRRFWEPLIESGVTIQHGRAEAIAA